Proteins from a genomic interval of Antedon mediterranea chromosome 5, ecAntMedi1.1, whole genome shotgun sequence:
- the LOC140049321 gene encoding protein SGT1 homolog — protein MAEFYSKANECYVDEQFDDALKYYNQAIEADADNAEFYLRRSQTYMKLEDHQAAESDARKYIELKPDSHKGHLRLGEALFKQNNYVEALKEFQEAETLEPNDNQVKIWLKKTNPLVPPPPAPQEPSDNFDDDKDTTKEDEEPEEPMPVTAEPKEIPMPPIEKQRYDWYQTETHVVINVLIKNTKKDDVDVTYTDQTVSATVKQASGTDYSLELDLAHEIVPSKCVTKVLGSKIELKMRKEEGIRWSTLQGEVKPQKEKDIVKYYPSSNKQTKNWDRLVKDFEKDDEPQGEAAVNSLFQKIYADGSDEVRRAMNKSYSESGGTVLSTNWSDIGKKKTEMKSPDGMEYKKW, from the exons ATGGCAGAATTTTACAG TAAAGCGAATGAATGCTACGTGGATGAGCAGTTTGATGATGCACTTAAG TACTACAATCAAGCCATTGAGGCCGATGCTGATAATGCCGAGTTCTACCTCAGACGTTCTCAAACCTACATGAAACTGGAAGACCATCAAG ctgCTGAAAGTGATGCTAGGAAGTACATAGAACTAAAGCCAGACAGCCACAAAGGACACCTCAGACTAGG agAAGCGCTGTTTAAACAGAACAATTATGTAGAGGCTTTGAAAGAGTTCCAAGAGGCAGAGACGTTGGAACCAAATGATAACCAGGTTAAAATATGGCTGAAGAAGACAAATCCTCTGGTACCGCCACCACCTGCTCCCCAAG AACCAAGTGATAATTTTGATGATGATAAG GACACCACTAAAGAGGACGAGGAACCAGAGGAACCAATGCCAGTTACTGCTGAACCAAAAGAGATACCAATGCCACCAATAGAAAAACAAAG ATACGATTGGTATCAAACTGAAACACATGTTGTCATCAATGTGCTGATAAAGAACACAAAGAAAGATGATGTAGATGTCACATATACAGACCAAACA GTTAGTGCAACAGTGAAGCAGGCATCTGGTACTGACTACAGCCTTGAGCTTGATCTTGCTCATGAGATTGTCCCTTCAAAGTGTGTTACCAAAGTATTAGGTAGCAAG ATTGAGTTGAAAATGAGAAAAGAAGAGGGAATACGGTGGAGCACCTTACAGGGTGAAGTCAAACCTCAGAAAGAAAAAgatattgttaaatattatcCTAGTTCAAATAAACAGACTAAGAATTGGGATAGATTGGTGAAAGATTTTGAAAAAGATGATGAACCACAAGGAGAAGCAGCAGTCAATAGCTTATTTCAGAAGATTTATGCTGATGGAAGTGATGAAGTCCGACGCGCCATGAACAAGTcatat TCTGAATCTGGTGGAACAGTACTTAGTACAAACTGGTCGGACATTGGGAAAAAAAAGACAGAGATGAAGTCACCAGATGGGATGGAGTACAAGAAATGGTAG
- the LOC140049325 gene encoding NTF2-related export protein 2-like produces the protein MAAAVSTFKVAADSACHTGEAFHKLYYETFDKKRNKIDTLYHDTATMVWNGHPVRGAKQITEFLEHLPTSETTLENLVCQPVIDTYTEGQTTVLVTIYGNVKFNGHKDKSFTANFTLARPNQSKVFKIISNYFRYQE, from the exons ATGGCGGCTGCGGTTTCG ACTTTCAAAGTAGCAGCAGATTCAGCGTGCCATACTGGAGAGGCATTCCATAAGTTGTACTACGAGACGTTTgacaagaaaagaaataaaattgataccTTGTACCATGACACGGCCACAATGGTGTGGAACGGTCATCCCGTACGTGGTGCAAAGCAAATCACAGAGTTCTTAGAACACCTTCCAACAAGTGAAACAACGTTAGAAAACTTGGTGTGTCAACCAGTTATTG ATACATACACTGAAGGGCAGACTACCGTTTTAGTTACCATATATGGCAATGTCAAGTTTAATGGACACAAAGATAAATCATTCACGGCCAACTTCACACTGGCCAGACCAAACCAATCGAAAGTCTTTAAGATCATAAGCAATTATTTCCGTTATCAAGAATGA